CAAAGGTCTACCTCATACATGAAGCGCTGTTGCCTAACGGGCCAGTTCAAAGCTCGACAGTTTTCACGATTTTAAGTCATCTGGGTGTTCGGTCCTTTACAAACCCACATAAACGGGAAACTCATCCAGACATTCAGATTGAGCTTTGCAAATGGCTTGTTCAGGTATATGTACTAGTGGATGACGTTACggtcttttcaaaaacgtATTCAATATGGTTCCAGCTCTGGCAGTTTGATTACCTACAAAAATGGGTTACCTATTTACTGTTTTGGACGACAACAGCAGAGGCAGTTCGGCCTTGGAGGATACAGTGGCTACTTGAGACAAGCCTCAATACTGGTTACTCAAACTCCAAGGCGCTGGCTACACTATTACTTGAGAAATTTAACATTGCCAGACCAAGCCAAGCTATAGTTGATGCCATTTCTTCTGTCCACTGCAACAGACGTAGACTCAAGAGCTTGGAGTTCGATTCATATGATGAGAGCTTTTTATCAAATTGGAGTAAAGTGCTGGACCATTCTAGGTGTATCTCAATGCCGGCATTCTTTGATCTAATAAGCGATCATCGATCACAGATTCACTTAGTTGCCACGGAGTCGAAAACTGAGAGGCTTCAGCTGTCTCAGGCGGTTCCACTGAATGGAGTCGAAAcagttgaaaagcttgttaGCTCCTATTACAACATCACCCCTCCAAAAAATGTCGAGGAAGTATTGCCCAATGGCGACCGCACAGTCATGATATACTTGGCATTACTGGAACGTAGAAACCCATTTTGGGATCGCTGTCTAAAGTGGTGTGAGCTAAGGCTAAAATCTGAGGTTTTCGCCAGCAGGAACGACCCGGAGAGGACCCTGGAAACGATGAAAATTGTAATGCTCACGCTCGCTTTGTATCAAACTGACCCTTCGATATCTGATGAGGTTAGAGCTGAGAATAGGATTACAAATCTTCTGAGACAAATGGCTACTCAAAGCCGTTTTTCTTATATTGCTTTGCTTTTGGCGCCCCCCATGACATATGTTGAGACAACGATGGCTAGGGAATTGACAGAACGCTTGAAGTTGGGGTCAAAATTAAGTGCCTTTTACGAAAGGTGCAGACATATGCTTTACTTCTTATGGGCCTCAATTGGTACGCTAGTTGATAAGTCATTGTTACGAAAGCTTTCATCTGACTTCGAGGAAACGTTGCGCCTAATTAATGAGGACTTGTCCTCATGCTCATCAAACCGGCATGTAAATATGACTCTGCGACTACTAATCAAGGTGTTTTCATTTATCCTGCTTCGGTACAAGCATATGCCTGACTGGGACATAACTTCTTTTTacaagcttctcgaagtACTAATTATTACGAATGATCCCTTAGCATTGTGTTCAATTGTTGAATTCTTCTCGAAGGCAAGAGAGTATGTTCAGGAGCATAGCAAAGATCGGTCGCTTGTTGAAATTCATAACAATGCTGTACTTGATGTCACAAATTATCTTTGGAGAAACAAATTTAAAAACAACGCTAGTTTTATTGGCGTTCCTTCTGATTTTATTCAAAAGATCATAGAAAGCCTATATTCAGAAGATTCAGAGATGAGCCTTAAGTCTTGGTTAACAATTACAAGTATCCCTGCAACATCCTACTGCTCCCTTCagattttgagaagtttcGAGAGAGCAACCGCTAGCAAAATTTCTTTCACCCGCCTTTTGACAGATAAAAGTTAcgaagccttcaaaaagcaagTATCTTCGGAAGACTGGCTTGATACAATCCCAACTTATTACGACTTAAAGTTAACTATCCTCGCTCGGATGCGGTTCGATAGAACTTATCAAAATATTCCCGAGTTTTTATTTacctttttgagaagccttACGGGAACCCAAAAATCGATTCAGTAGTAATTGTTCTTATTTACAAGCATATCGAAATTTTATGTTACGACAAAACTAatcactttttttttcatgattgtgtttttgattgtcTTACCAGCGAGGTATCTCTGACCGTCCGACGAGTTGAGTAAAATTTTGATAGCAGAATCACGGTTGTCAATAAATGACTTGTCGGCAACATAAGTGAATCGCATTTTGCCATTTACGACCACTTGGTACTTTacgagctgctgctcctgaagaagttgggGTTTCGGCCATTGATAAAGATTCCATTTCAAATTCAGGTTAACATTTAGAATCTCACGCGCTTCCTCTGATATGGTAGGAGTTACAGGATAAATTGCAGTTATCAAATCTTTAAATGAGTGCAGTACTAAGTCCGTCCTTAtttctcttgattttaaaGCCGCTTCGATAGCGTTTGTGAGCTTCATGTAATCCGAAATGACGGTGTTGAGCGACAAACTCTCGCTAAAAGAATCCGTTATGGCCTGTAAAAGCTTCTGGACCTCATTATGAAAACTGATCTCCTTTCCAGTCATCGCAGTAGATGCAGCAAAGTGCTCGTTGTAGTCTGGTGCCTGCTTCGTTATACGGATTGCTAAGGTAATAATCCTCGTTAACCAGCGCTCAATTCCAATGATCTTAGACTCGTCCCAGCTTAATACGTCGTTAACTGGCGCTTGGAACAAAACATGAGCTCGCGTGGCATCAGGTCCGTGGTCAGAAATGCATTTGTCGGGATCCGCGCCGTTGTACTTGGACTTGGAcattttttcaaaggaaACCAAAGGCTTCATTCCTGTAGCTTTTATTACTGGGTTTAAAGGATCGCCGAAATCCAACTCCTCTGATTTAAGAAAGCGACCTGTTTGCGAATCAACCATTGTTCTTCCATGGACCATTCCTTGAGTGACTAATCTTTTGAATGGCTCACCTTTAACTTCATTACCGTCCCACTTTCCTATAGAAGCGAGAAATTTGGAAATAAACCTCGAGTATAGTAGATGCAAAATGGCGTGTTCTATGCCGCCAATGTAGATATCCACGGGTaagtattttgaagctgcttcatGAGAGAAAGGCTGTTTTTCATTCTTCGGATCCGTGTACCGGAAGAAATACCACGAGCTATCCATAAATGTATCCATCGTATCAGTTTCTCGTTTAGCAGGTGATCCGCAGGAAGGACACTTTGTGTTTACAAATTCATCTATCCCTCTCAAAGGGTTTCCTTTTGTAGCGAGGCCCTCAATATTAGGTAGTTTCACAGGAAGCTGGTCGTCAGGTACTGCAACTGGGCCGCATGATTCACAATGGATAATTGGGATTGGAGCGCCCCAGTACCTCTGTCTACTAACAAGCCAGTCTCTGACCTTGTAAGTAACTGTATGCTTCCCCGCATCTAATGACTCTAGCTCTTCAATTATCTTGGCTCTGGCGCGATCTATTTCCAAACCTGCAAATTGAGCAGTAGATGAATTTAGGATACCTGATTTCTGAACGTAAGGCAAAGCTAAGTCAGTTGCAACATTCGATTCAAGGGGTATTACACTGGGGCAGACATCTTTTTCAGGCATGTTGTGCTTCCAGAACTTGTAGTCGCGCTCATCATGTGCGGGACACCCCATAACTGCGCCATGGCCATAACTTCCTAAGACGTATGGGGCAACAAACACTGGCAGTGTTTCCTCTGTAGTTTTCAAGATAGGGTTTTTTGCTTTGATTCCCTTGAGTAAAAATCCTATTTTAGAGTCGTCTGGTAAGCTTTTAGCCATGTCCAAAAATTGTCTTAAGTCATCATCAATAGACGCGACTTCCTTGGTAATAGGGTGATCCAACGATAGCGCCAGATATTGTGCACTGAAAATAGTCTCGGCTCTAGTTGTAAAAACCTTGATTACGCGACCAGTTGAGCAAGGGAAGTTTATTTCAGTGCCATATGACTCCCCAATCCAGTTCTTCTGCATAGTTTTGACGTTTTGTGGCCAATCTTTCAAGAGGTTCAagtcttcttgaagagaatgTGCAAACTTGGTTATACCTAGGAACCATTGATTTAATTGCCGCTTTTCCACCAACGCACCAGATCTCCAGGATCTGCCTTGTGAGTCAACTTGCTCGTTTGCAAGAACGGTTTGATCGATTGGGTCCCAGTTTATTTCTGCGTCCTTCTGATAAGCAAGCCCgtgtttgaagagctccaaaaaaagcttttgcgTATGCTTGTAATAGTCGGGATTGCACGTTGTAACCTCGCGGTCCCAATCTAAATCAGCTAGCATATTATCCAGCTGTACTCTCATTTTACTTATATTTTGCATCGTCCAAGTTGCAGGGTTCACCTTTCTTTCAATTGCCGCATTTTCCGCAGGAAGTCCAAATGCGTCCCAACCCATAGGATGGACAACATTGAAGCCATTCAACTTGTAAAATCTATTCAAAGCATCTGTAATAGTGTAAACACGTAAGTGACCGATGTGAAGAATTCCAGATGGGTAAGGGAACATCGATAAAATGtacatttttttttctgcgCCCTTGTCGTTTAAAATTGTTGGTCCTTCCAATACTTTAGTTTTCCACTTGTCACCGATGCTTATCAGGTCAACAGCGGAGCTCAAACTACTATGGCATCGGCGCAGAAGCACTTTCGGTGGCCTGGTGGGTTTCATCAGGGCTGTCTTAACTCGAACTCTGCCTCTGTGTCTGTAGTGAAAACGCACATCCGTGAAGCAGCGTGTTAAGAAGTATTATTTTTTTAGAAGTAATTCCTGTAACTAAACTGAAATAGACTTTCCTGTCGAGCCAATATTTTGAGAAGTCTGCGAAAGTTTGAAGCAATTGCCACGGAATCAAGCAAATAGACGCTAGCATTTCTTACGCCATCGGATGCTGTTCAGGTTTGCATTTTGATATAGCATTGCTAATATTTATGAACGAAGGACTGACatgatgtttttgtttttcttcgtgTTTAATTGATATCGCATACATTCAATAAGAAGTTCCGGCAATATTCACCACTTGTTCATATGCTCATATGGATATCAATGACAATTTGGTTAGCGCTAGTCTCGTGGCGATGACTGGGAACGTCGCCACAGCCATCGGGTCTTCGGCGATTCTCCATGACGGAGAACAACGTCCAAGCAAACGACAACGACGTTTCGCGCCCATGACCCAACACGATTCGCAGACAGGTGCTGCCGGCTCTGAAGGCGCAAATTTAAACCCGCCCGGCTTCATAAAACGTGTACAGCTTCGAAATTTTATGTGCCATGAGCACTTTGAGCTTGAACTCGGGCCTAGGCTCAACTTTATTGTTGGTAACAATGGTAGCGGTAAAAGTGCTGTTTTGACTGCCATTACTATTGGACTTGGGGCTAAAGCTGCTGATACAAACCGAGGCTCGAGCCTGAAAGATTTAATTCGCGAAGGGTGCAACTCATCAAAGATTGTAGTTGTACTGAATAACGAAGGTTTTGGAGGTTATGAACAGGGCACCTATGGCACAGAAATAAGGATTGAGCGAACTATAAAGAAAAGTGGACCTGCTGGATTTAGCTTGAAGTCGGAGACTGGGAAGGAAATCAGTAATAAAAAACGCGATCTACAAGCTATAGTGGATTACTTTGCAGTTCCTGTCATGAATCCTATGTGCTTCTTGTCTCAAGATGCAGCAAGGTCTTTCTTAACAGCAACGACGCCTGCCGATAAGTATA
This is a stretch of genomic DNA from Lachancea thermotolerans CBS 6340 chromosome D complete sequence. It encodes these proteins:
- the CTF3 gene encoding Ctf3p (weakly similar to uniprot|Q7LHY6 Saccharomyces cerevisiae YLR381W CTF3 Outer kinetochore protein that forms a complex with Mcm16p and Mcm22p may bind the kinetochore to spindle microtubules), which translates into the protein MNTVDESFKELISYSKHSPLEVSACLSRIHSTVCTEGVSASVLDDVIVFLCESPLISVSTKVYLIHEALLPNGPVQSSTVFTILSHLGVRSFTNPHKRETHPDIQIELCKWLVQVYVLVDDVTVFSKTYSIWFQLWQFDYLQKWVTYLLFWTTTAEAVRPWRIQWLLETSLNTGYSNSKALATLLLEKFNIARPSQAIVDAISSVHCNRRRLKSLEFDSYDESFLSNWSKVLDHSRCISMPAFFDLISDHRSQIHLVATESKTERLQLSQAVPLNGVETVEKLVSSYYNITPPKNVEEVLPNGDRTVMIYLALLERRNPFWDRCLKWCELRLKSEVFASRNDPERTLETMKIVMLTLALYQTDPSISDEVRAENRITNLLRQMATQSRFSYIALLLAPPMTYVETTMARELTERLKLGSKLSAFYERCRHMLYFLWASIGTLVDKSLLRKLSSDFEETLRLINEDLSSCSSNRHVNMTLRLLIKVFSFILLRYKHMPDWDITSFYKLLEVLIITNDPLALCSIVEFFSKAREYVQEHSKDRSLVEIHNNAVLDVTNYLWRNKFKNNASFIGVPSDFIQKIIESLYSEDSEMSLKSWLTITSIPATSYCSLQILRSFERATASKISFTRLLTDKSYEAFKKQVSSEDWLDTIPTYYDLKLTILARMRFDRTYQNIPEFLFTFLRSLTGTQKSIQ
- the NAM2 gene encoding leucine--tRNA ligase NAM2 (similar to uniprot|P11325 Saccharomyces cerevisiae YLR382C NAM2 Mitochondrial leucyl-tRNA synthetase also has a direct role in splicing of several mitochondrial group I introns indirectly required for mitochondrial genome maintenance); this encodes MKPTRPPKVLLRRCHSSLSSAVDLISIGDKWKTKVLEGPTILNDKGAEKKMYILSMFPYPSGILHIGHLRVYTITDALNRFYKLNGFNVVHPMGWDAFGLPAENAAIERKVNPATWTMQNISKMRVQLDNMLADLDWDREVTTCNPDYYKHTQKLFLELFKHGLAYQKDAEINWDPIDQTVLANEQVDSQGRSWRSGALVEKRQLNQWFLGITKFAHSLQEDLNLLKDWPQNVKTMQKNWIGESYGTEINFPCSTGRVIKVFTTRAETIFSAQYLALSLDHPITKEVASIDDDLRQFLDMAKSLPDDSKIGFLLKGIKAKNPILKTTEETLPVFVAPYVLGSYGHGAVMGCPAHDERDYKFWKHNMPEKDVCPSVIPLESNVATDLALPYVQKSGILNSSTAQFAGLEIDRARAKIIEELESLDAGKHTVTYKVRDWLVSRQRYWGAPIPIIHCESCGPVAVPDDQLPVKLPNIEGLATKGNPLRGIDEFVNTKCPSCGSPAKRETDTMDTFMDSSWYFFRYTDPKNEKQPFSHEAASKYLPVDIYIGGIEHAILHLLYSRFISKFLASIGKWDGNEVKGEPFKRLVTQGMVHGRTMVDSQTGRFLKSEELDFGDPLNPVIKATGMKPLVSFEKMSKSKYNGADPDKCISDHGPDATRAHVLFQAPVNDVLSWDESKIIGIERWLTRIITLAIRITKQAPDYNEHFAASTAMTGKEISFHNEVQKLLQAITDSFSESLSLNTVISDYMKLTNAIEAALKSREIRTDLVLHSFKDLITAIYPVTPTISEEAREILNVNLNLKWNLYQWPKPQLLQEQQLVKYQVVVNGKMRFTYVADKSFIDNRDSAIKILLNSSDGQRYLAGKTIKNTIMKKKVISFVVT